GGGGAACTTTCCAGCCGGGCGGCCAGGGCCCGGTTCAAAGCCTCCAGCTCCCGGGTCAGGGCCTCCAGCGACGGCACCGGGCTCCCGTTTTTCACCGCCTTTTCCACCGCCGCCGCCCCGTCCACCACCGGACTGGGGCCAAAATTGGCCGCCGCTCCCTTGAGACTGTGGGCCAGACGACCCAGGGTAGCCCAATCCTCCGCCGCCCTGGCCGCGGCCATGGTGCCCAGATCCGCCACCGACTGTTGCAAAAACAGGGTGCCGATAATTTCCAGCACTTCCCCATCCGCCCGGGCCAGCAGGCTGGGGTAATCCACGGGAGCAGACACCGGGCTTACAGCGAGGGCGGAGGCTGGCGCGGAGGGGTCCTTGGCCTTGCCTAGCCCGTCGCCAAGGTCCGATCCCTTTGCCTGAGCCCCCCCTTCCCCGTTGAGGGAGGACGCCCCAGGAGGCCGGGCCTTTGGCGCACCGGACCGGGCCTGGGCCGCCCCCGCCGTGCCGGAATGCCCCAGCAGGGCCTCCACCCCTTCCAGGGTCAGGGGTTTAGCCAGACAACCATCCAGCCCCGCCGCTTTTGCCCGCTGCCGGATATCCGGCGCCAGATCGGCGGATAGGGCGTAGATGGGCAGGGGGGCGCTTCCCTCCGCCGCCTCCCGCTCCCGAATCTTGCGGGTGGCGGCCAGGCCGTCCAGCACGGGCATCTGCACATCCATGAGGACCAGATCAAAGGGTTCGGAAGCCGCCAGGGCCACGGCCTGGGCCCCGTCCTCCGCCAGACGCAGGCGGTAACCCGCCCCTTCCAGCAGAGCCTGGGCCAGGCGCCGGTTCACCGGATTGTCGTCCGCCACCAGAAGGCGGGGGGAAGCCCCCGGGGCGGGCACCTCGGCCGCCGGAGGGGACAGCCAGACATCGGCCAGGGCCTCCGGCAGCAGGGGACGGGAGAGCAGCACCACCCCGGGCCAGTCCTGGACCCGAGCCGCCAGACGCCCTTTGGTCAGGGCCCCGCCCAAGAGCACCGCCCAGGCCCCCTGCCCCGCCCCCCCCTGGTCCCGCCACTGCTGCAACAGCCGCCAGGCCCCGTCTTCTGGCCAATCCCCATCCAGCACCAGCCGCTCCCCGGAATGCGGGGGTGCCGCCAGGGCCTGGACCAGCCCCTCCGGCCCGGCCGCCAGACAAACCTCCCCGCCCCATTGTTGTATCCAGGGCGCCAGGGCCCGGGCCCGATCCCCGTCCTGGAGCACCAACCAAACCCGGACCCCGCCCAGGGCCGGGCCCGGGCCTGGGGACAGGTCTTCCCCTGCCAGGGGCAGGCTGAAATGAAAGCAGCTACCTTCGCCCAGCCGGCTTTCCACCCAGATTTCTCCCCCCATCAGGTCCATCAGACGGGAGCAGATGGTGAGCCCCAGGCCCGTGCCCCCGTAGTGGCGGGTGGTGGAGCTGTCCCCCTGGGTAAAGGGGGAAAAAATGTGGGCGCATTTTTCCGGGGCAATACCAATGCCCGTATCCTGAACCCAGCCCCGCAGGCAGACCCGGCCCGGGCCTTCCCGGGTAATGCCCAGGCCCAGGGTGACCCGGCCCGTTTCCGTGAATTTCACCCCGTTGCCCAGGAGATTGACCAGCACCTGGCGCAGCCGGCCCGGGTCCCCCACCAGACGGGCGGGCAGATCGGGGGCCAGATCGGCGCCCAGCACCAGGCCCTTCTGCTCCGCCTTGAGGGCCACGGTGGCCAGGGCCCCCGCCGCCACGGTCTGGGGATCGAAGGGCACGGCTTCCAGTTCCACCTTGCCCGCCTCGATCTTGGAGAAATCCAGGATGTCGTTAATGATGTCCAGCAGGGATTCGGCGGAGGCCTTCACGGCCAAGAGATATTCCCGCTGTTCCCCGTCCAGGGCCGTATCCAGGGCCAGATCGGTCATCCCCAGAATGCCATTCATGGGGGTGCGGATTTCGTGGCTCATGTTGGCCAGGAATTCGCTCTTGGCCACATTGGCCGCCTCCGCCGCCTCCTTGGCCTGGAGCATTTCCTCTTCCCAGCGCTTGCGCTCGGAAATATCCAGAATGGAGCCCACCAGGCCCCGGATGCTGCCGTCCGGCCGGGTCAGCACCGCCTTGCTGAAAATGGCGTGGCCCCGGCTGCCGTCGGGCTTGAGAAAGTCCGCCTCATAGACCTGACTGCCGCCCCCCGCCACCATCAGGACCCGGTCCTGGTCCGCGTGGGTACGGGCCATATCCTCCGGCAGCACGTCGAACACCGTGAGCTGGGCCTCTGCTTCCAGGGACTGGCCGAAAAATTCCGCGCAGGCCCGGTTAATGCCCTGGTAATGGCCCTGGGTGTCCTTGAAATAGAGAGGCACGGGGACGGATTCCACCAGCTGGCGGGTGAGCAGCAGCTGTTCGTCCAGCCGTTCCTCCGCCACCTTGCGGTCCGTGATGTCGGTGCGGATGGCGATGTACTGGTAGGGCCGCCCCTGGTCGTCAAGAAAGGGCACGATGGTGGCGTTGACCCAGTAGAGGGAGCCGTCCTTGTGCCGGTTGCACATTTCCCCCTGCCATACCCGGCCCTGGCTGATGGTGCGCCACAGGGTGGCGAAAAAGTCCTGGGGGTGTACCCCCGAATTGACCAGCCGGTGGTTTCGGCCCACCAGTTCTTCCCGCCCGTAACCGCTCAGTTCGCAGAACTTGTCATTGGCGTAGGTGATGACCCCGTCCACGTCCGTAATGCTCACCACCGCGTGCTGGTCCATGGCGAATTTCTGCTGGGCCAGGGCCCCGTTCAGCTCGTGGAGGCGGCGCTGGCTTTCCCCCTGCTCCCGCACCAGCTGGCCCACCAGGGCCGCCAGGGTTTCTAGATTGGCCTCCCCTTCCGCCATGGGCGGCAGGCCAGCCTCCGCCAGCAGCCGGTTCACCGTCTGGCCCAGGGAATCCATGGCCCCCTGGCGGGTTTCCAGATCCTGGCGCAGCCGGTCATTGGCGGAAACCAGCTCCTGGGAGCTCAGGTCCAGGCTGCGGGTACGCAGGGTCAGATCCCGCTCGCTCTGGGCATAGGCGGTGGAAACGGCCTGGAATAGGCCTTCCAGGCCGGCCATGGCTACCGCCAGGCGCGGCGGGGTGTCCCGCCGCGCCCCCAGTTCCAGAAGTTCTGCCAGGAGACTGCGGCATTCCTCCTCGTCCGCCACCCCCAGGGTGCGGCGCAGCTGGCGCAGCAGCAGCCGGTGCAGGGCGTTATCCGGCGGCAGGCCGGAGGGTGGGAGAACGGGGGACATGGAAGGACTCCCGGGCAGAGGGCTTCACCGCTCCGCCCACAGGGAAACAGTCATGGTCTGGTTGTGCAGGCGGCCATAATTGGCCCCGTCCAGGGGACTGATTTCCCCGTAGGCGTAAAAGCCGGTGAGGGGCACCCCGTGGCCTACCACGTCGGCCACCGCTTCCACCTCCTCGTCGGTCTGGGTGCCCATGACCACCCGCCGCCCCACGCAGCTCACCAGCAGGGCCAGCTGGGGGGGCACACCCAGGCGGGTGGCAGCGGACTTGGCGGCCCACAGGGCCCCGTCCACCAGGGCATCCCGACTGGCATGCATGAGCCGGAGATAGCCTTCCGGATCGATTTCCCCGGCCAGAATCATGCTGCCCTGCTGCCCATCCACCCCCAGGACGGAACGGATCAGGCCCGAACATTCCCGGTTGCGGCCTTCCATGGCCAGGGGGAAATGGAGGGCGGAGGCGGGCAGATCCACCGCATAGTCCCCCAGATAGCGCTTGTACACCTCCAGGGCCGGCTCCCCATCCAGTTCGTAGAGCACGTTGCCGGCACAGCGGGTCACCCGGCGGGCCGGGCCAAAGGGAGTCCAGCCGCCGAAAGCCCCGTAGCCCAGCTGCAGGGCCGAGCCATAAAGGCCCACCGCCACCAGATGGGTGGTACTGGGCCCCTGGTTAGACAGCACCCAGGTCTGGCGGAAGGCCGTACCGTCCCCGGCCAGACCGCCGATGATGGGCAGTTGGTCCCCCAGCACATCGGCCAGCCCCGCCACCACCGCACTGCCATTGACCCGTACCCCCTGGGCGAAAACCAGAACGGCGTCCAGCTCCGGCCCCACCAGCTGTTCCCCCAGGCGCATGCCCGCCGCCCGGGATTCCCCCATGTGGCTCAGTTCCGTCACCGCCTGGCGCACCTGGGTGTGGTCGAAATGGAGGGCGGTGACAGTGGCGGCCCCGGTCATGGCGCCACCGGGTACGATTTCCCCCGCCGTGCTGCATCCCGCCAGGCAGGCCTTGGGAAAGGCCTGGGCCAGGACTCCGGCCAGTTCACCGGCGATAAAGTGTTCCGGGGCGGCAAAGACCAGCACCAGCTGGGGGTCCATGTCCTGCCAGCCCTGCCATTGCAAGGGGGTCAGGGGGCCGCCGCCGTGGGCCCATTGTCGGACTTTGAGGGTCATGAAGGATTGTCCTTATCGGCTTCAGGCTCGGGCCTGTCCCCGTATTGGTCCCGGATGGTCAGTACCGCCCCCCAGTCATCCAGGAAGGCGTTCACACAGCGGGGATCGAAGTGGCTGCCCGCCCCTTCCTTTAACAAAGCTACCGCCTTTTCCAGGGGCCAGGCCGGCTTGTAAGGGCGCACCGAGGTCAGGGCGTCGAACACGTCCGCCACGGCGGTAATGCGGCCAAAGAGGGGAATGGCTTCCCCCGCCAGCCCTTGGGGATAGCCACTGCCGTCGAATTTTTCGTGGTGGCTGTGGGCGATTTCCGCCGCCGCCTGGAGCAGGGGGGAACGGCCCTGGCTGAGAATGTCGTGGCCCAGGGCCGCATGGCGCTGCATGATGCGGAATTCATCCGGGTCCAGGCGCCCGGGCTTTAAGAGAATGTGGTCCGGAATGCCCACCTTGCCCACGTCGTGCATGGGGGCGGCGGCCAGGAGCAGTTCCAGGGCCGCTTCGTCCAGGCCCAGATGGCGGCCGATGAGGCGGGCGTAGCGGGCCATGCGCAGAATGTGGGCCCCGGTTTCCGGGTCCCGGTATTCCGCCGCCTTGGCCAGACAGATGATGGTTTCCTGCTCCCGGGTCACCAGGGAGGCGGTGGCCTTGGCCACCTCTTCCGCCAGCCAGGCCGCCCGGTCATGGAGCAGGCGCTGGCTGCGGCGCAGTTCGCAGAGATTGCGCAGGCGGGCGAGGAATTCGGCCTTATCCACCGGCTTGGTGAGGAAATCGGAGGCTCCCGCCTCCAGGGCCTGGTAGCGCACTTCCCGCTGTTCATTGGCGGTGACCATGAGCAGAGGCACGGTTTCCATGCCGGGCATGGCGCGAAAACGGCGGATAAATTCCAGGCCGTCCGGGGCGGGCATCATGTAGTCCACCACCACCATGTCCGCCTGGCCTTCGGCGCACCAGGTCAGGGCTTCCCCGGAGCGGGGAAAGCACCATATCCGGGTTTCCGGGATGCGTCCGGCCAGGGCCTTGAACAGAGCCAGATTAATTTCCGCATCATCGACGATGACGATGTTGAGCAGCACGGCGCCTCCAGGGCAGAAGGGGTGGGAGCTGCCCCCGGGGCACCGGCCAGGGTGCGAATGGGGCCGGAGTCATTATCCCCAATTCCGGGGAAAAAAGCCTCGGTCTAACGCGGCTTTTTCCCCGTCGGATGGCTTCCCCTGGCCTTTTCCCGGTCAAAGGGAGCGGCCAGCCCCGCCCCCCGGGGATTTCGCCCTTCCGCCTCAGGCGGCAGGGCCGTCGCCGTCCAGGCCGGAGACTTCCCACAGGGCTTTGCCAAAGGCTTTCCAGGCGGTGCCCCCGTGGGTGAAAAAGCCCTCTTCCGCACTTATGGCCATGGTGCGCAGCATGAGGGCGGCAAAGCCGAACAACTCGGCCTTGGCCTGTGCCTGGTGATCCTTGCCCCCGTGGGCGGCCTGACGGGAAGCGTCCCGGCCATGGGAGAGGGCTTCCTCCGCCAGGGCCCGGACTTGGGCCGTATCGTTCCAGTCGATGCCCAGGATCACGCCGCGCCGCTCGATTTCTTTTTCCAAGGCCCGGGTATCCCGGTCCAAACTGGTCAGGGGACCGGTTGCCTGTGGCTTATCTGTCATGGTCTCTCCGGGGGAATAGGATTTTTGGTCGTCTATTTTCGCCCAGGGCCGCCCGAATCCCAAGGGGGAATTGGGCGGGCCCCGGCCTCAGGCCACCCGGCGGGCGGCTTCCCCTTCTCCCTCCCCTTCCCGCAGGCAGGCCAGCAGGGCCCGAATAGCCGCCGTATCGCCGCCCTGGCGCCAGACGGCCAGGGTGGCCACCCGACCCTCGTCCCCCGCCAGGGGATGGAGGCGCAGGCCGCTGCGGGCGCCGTAGCTTTCCACCACCCGCCGGGGCAGGAGGGCCACCCCCATGCCCGCCAGCACACAGCCCAGAATGGTCTGGTAGGAGGACACGGGCACGATGCGCTCCGGCATGATCCCGGCCCGGGAAAACCAGGCTTCCAGCCGGGTCCGGTAGGCACAGCCCTCTTCAAAGGAAATGATGGTGCGGCATTGCAGTTCGGTGGCGGCCACCATGGGGGGCTGGGCCGCGTCGGAGACCAGCACCAGCTCTTCCTCGAACAGGACTTCCCGGGCCAGGCGGGGATCGGCCACGGGGGAGGCCACCAGGGCCAGATCCAGTTCTCCGGCCAGGACCTGAGCCACCAGGCCCCGGGTGCCCCGGGTCTGCAATTCCAGGCGCACATCCGGATAGCGGCGGTGGAAGCGAGCCAGGGGCTCGGCCAAGCGCACGCCGGCGGTGGTTTCCATGGAGCCCAGGCGCAGCTGGCCCCGGGGCACGTCGTCCGCCAGGGATTGGCGGGCCTCGTTGGCCAAGGCCAGGAGCCGATCCGCATAGTCCAGCAGCTGGCGCCCGGCGTTGGTGGGCACCAGACGCCGCCCTTCCCGGAGAAACAGGGTCACCCCCAGGTCCTCCTCCAGCTGGCGTATGCGGGTGGTCACATTGGACTGGACCCGGTTGAGCCGGACCGCCGCCCGGGTAACCCCCCCTTCCCGAATAACGGTACGGAAGATGTGCAGATCGTTCAGGTCCATGGACGGGGCTCCGGTGTATTCATCTCAAAAAATGATCGTTTCGATCTTAATAATTCATTTTTCAAGAACATATTGCCCGGCTACAGTGCTTAGCACAAGACCCAACCCCAAGGAGAAACCATGCATCCCCAAAACGCTGCCTCCCCCGGCGGCCCTTCCCTCCGGAGCGGCTACCTGTGGGCCGGGCTCACGGTCATGATCTGGTCCGGCTTTATCCTCATGTCCCGCTTCGGCGGCAAGAGTCCCCTCACCGGCTGGGACATCACCGCCCTGCGCTTCGGCACCGCCGCCCTGGTGCTGCTGCCCGTGTGGCTGCGCCACCACCGGGACCTCCACTTCAACGGCCAGACCCTGGTGCTGGCCCTCACCGGGGGGGCCGGTTTCGGCATGCTGGTCTATTCCGGCTTTAAGTTTTCCTCCGCCGCCCACGCCGCCATTCTTCTCCCCGGCATGTTGCCCTTTGCCGTCTCCATCATGGCCTGGCTGATACTGGGAGAACGGCCCGGGAGTCAGCGCTGGGCCGGGCTGGCCGTTATTGGCGGCGGCCTGGTGTGCCTGGGCATGGATAGTTTCAAGGACGGCCTGGGCCACTGGCAGGGGGATCTGCTACTCCTGTCCGGCTCCTTTTCCTGGGCCCTGTACACCGCCCTGGTGCGGCGCTGGCGGGTCTCCCCCTGGGACGCTACCCTGGGGGTGGCCCTCACCTCCGCCGCCCTCTACATGCCGATTTATCTACTCTGGTTGCCCAAGGAGATCAGTCAGGTGAGCTGGGGTTTTCTGGCTTTTCAGGCGGCTTACCATGGCATTTTGGTGGTGATTGTGGCCATGCTCTTTTACATGCGGGCCATGGTCATCCTGGGCCCCACCCGGGTCGGCACCCTAATGGCCCTGGTACCGGCCATTGCCGGTCTGGCCTCCGCCCCTATTCTGGGCGAAGCCCTCTCCCCCCTGATTCTGCTGGGTCTGGGGCTGGTCAGCGGCGGCGCCTGTTTCGGTAGTCTCACCCGTATTCCTTTCATCCGGAGAAGCCCATGCCCTACGTAAATATCAAAATCACCCAGGAAGGCGCCACGGCGGAGCAGAAGGCCCGCCTGATCCAAGGCGTTACCGAACTGCTGCGGGACACCCTGGGCAAAAATCCCCAGACCACCGTGGTGGTCATCGAGGAAGTGCCCACGGATAACTGGGGCATAGGCGGCGAAACCATTACCCAGCGCCGCAGCCGGGGCAGCTGAGGCGGGCGGAGGAAGACCCCGGGGACGGGACGGTAACCGGATTCCCGCCCCCCAACGGTTCTTTCCCTCCCCCCGCCCCTAAGCCAGATAATACGGGCCTCTTGAGGCTACCCGCCGCAAGAGGCCCGTATTGCCTTCGGCTGCCAGAAGCCCTTAGCTAAATCCTTTATCCACGCCACTCTCCAGGCCGTTTTTTAGCCCGCCGGAAAAACTTTCTTCCCCCTTCCCCGGCCCCCCTTCCCCCCCGCCCCCTTTCCGGTCATCATGGCGCCCGTTTTTCTCTCCGCCCGTGCCCCATGCCCGATCTGGATCATCCCATCGACGTCAGCGAAGCAGCCGGCGTCCGCTATCTCCACTTTGGCTCCGACTGGGTCCAGGGGGCCATGCGCATCGCCCGCCCCTATTCCCTGGAGCTGGCCTATACCCGGGAAATGATGGCCGGGCTGCTCCTGCGGGAACGGGAGCCCTGGCCGGAGACCCTGCTGCTCATCGGCCTGGGGGCCGGTTCCCTGACCAAGTTCGCCTGGCGCCACCTGCCCCACTGCAAAGTCACCGTGGTGGAAATCAATCCCCGGGTGGCCGCCATGGCCCGCCAATGCTTTAAATTGCCCGAGGCGGGCCCCCACCTGGACTACCGCTTTGAGGACGGGGCCCGCTTCGTGGCCCGGGCCCGGGAGGCGGGGGAGCGTTACGACTGGATACTGGTGGATAGCTTCGATCCCCAGGCCCGGGCCGGCGCCCTGGATCGCCAGCCCTTTTACCGGGACTGTGCCGCCTTGCTAGGGCCCCGGGGGCTGCTGGGGGTCAATTTTCTCGGCCGCAGCCGGGGCTTTGGCGCCAGCGTGGCCCGGCTGGAAGAGGCCTTCCCCGGGCGCACCCTGGTCTTTCCATCCTGCGACAGCGGCAACGCCATTGCCTTTGCCGCCGTGGGAGAGCGGGTGGATGGGAGTCAGGAGGAATTGAAGGAACGGGCCCAGGCCCTGAAAAAAGACACGGGCCTCAACCTGCTGCCCACCCTGGCCCGGCTGGAGCAGGCCGGCCACTTTCAGGGACGGCGGCTGGTGCTTTAGGCACCACGGCCTTCTTCGGCACCACGGTCTGCTCGGGGCTTTGCCCCGAAAATGGGCTTGGGGAGAAAGGTGCCACCGGCGCCATGCCCGGCCCTCGCCCCCTTGCTCCGCCCCCAGCCTTAGCCCAGGCTGTCTTCCTGGAAACGGTTCTGGATGGCCGTCACCAGATCCGGGTGATCCACCAGTACCGCCACACAATCCTGATCCAGCTTGGCCCCCATTTCCCCGGTCATCACCGCCAGGGCTTCCCCGTTGCTCCAGGCTTCCTTATAGGGACGGCGGCTGGTGAGGGCGTCAAAAACATCGGCCACCGCCACAATCCGGGCTTCCAGGGGAATTTCCGTGCCCGCCAGCCGGTCCGGATAGCCGCTGCCGTCCAGGGCTTCATGGTGGTGGCGCACGATGTGGCGCAGCATGGCCGCCTGGGGCAGGCCGGAGAGGCCGAAATTGGCCAGCATGGCGTCCACCATTTCCGCCCCGTGCACCGGGTGTTCCTGAATGACCCGGAATTCCTCCCGGGTCAGCTTGCCCGGCTTCTGCAACAGGGCGTCGGGCACCGCCACCTTGCCCAGATCGTGGAGGGGCGCAAAGAGAAAAACGTATTCCACAAAGCTGTCGTCCAGGCCCTGGGCCGCCCCCAGCAGGCGGGCGATAAGGTGGGAATAGTGGGCCATGCGCTCCAGGTGCAGGCCGGTTTCAAAGTCCCGGTGCTGGGCGATCTGGGCCATGGTGCGCACCCCGGCCCCCAGGGTCCGCAGGCAGACCAGTTCGTTGATCACCACCAGGCTTAATTGGTGCCCCACTTCATCGAGGAAATCCAGGTCCTTTTCCTTGAAAGCGAAGGTCTGGCGGGAATTGAAAAAAATGAAGCCGAACAATTCCCCGTTGTAAATCATGGGCAGGGTGTAGCTGGTGCCGTAACCCTGGCCGCTAATGCGCCGGCTGTGCTCCCGGGAGCGCCAGTTGGCCGCCGCAATGTCATTCACCAGCCGGGGATGGCCCCCCTGGGCAATGGAGGAAAGGGACTGGGACTGGGCCAGGGGGCTGGCGTAGAAGGACAGGGGATCGGCGCCCCCGCTGGCGTGGAGAAAGGTTTTCAGCAGATCGGTACGGGGGTCGTAGGTGACCACCGCCACCCGGTCCAAATCCGGCAGCCGTTCCCGGGCGTAGCGGTGCAATTCCTGCAGTTTGTCCGGCAAGGGCTGGCTGGCATGGAGAAAGGCCAGCTTATCCCGGCGAAACACCGTATTCGGCAACACTTTGTCCTGCCCCAACAAACCGAAGGATTTGTCCCAATCCATCCTGACTCCCGAGCAAAAAAATCCCGTGCCGTGGCCCTTGTCACGCTTCCGACACGTAAGCCCTGCAACATGACTGTCATTGGTACGCCTGAAGGCGTTCTTTTTGGTGTGACCGGAAGTAAAACAGAAGAAGGGGCGGCATGCACGTACTGATGATATCCGACGTTTATTTCCCACGAATTAACGGGGTTTCCACCTCCATCGAGACCTTTCGCCGGGAATATCAAGCCCTGGGCATCCGGGTCACGGTGGTCGCACCGGACTATCCCTTAGCAAAACCCGAGCCAGGCATTATCCGCATCCCCTCCCATGCCATTCCCTTCGACCCGGAAGACCGGCGCATGGCCTACGCCCCCCTGCTGGCCCTCCTGCCCCAACTCAAACAGGAGGGGGTAAGCCTGGTCCATATCCAGACCCCCTTCGTCGCCCATTACGGCGGCCTACGCCTGGCCCGGGCCCTGGGAGTCCCCTGCTTGGAGACCTACCACACCCTGTTCGAGGAATACTTCCACCACTACATTCCCGGCTTGCCTCGGGCCTGGCTGCGGGCCGCCACCCGCCTCCTTTCCCGCCGCCAATGCAATGCCCTGGACGCCATTGTGGTGCCTTCCCGGGCCATGGCGGAGCGCCTCACCGCCTACGGCATCACCCGGCCCCGCCACATCATTCCCACGGGCATTCCCCTGGAACGTTTCCGCCCGGGTAACCGCCAGGCCCTGCGCCAGCGCCTGGGCATTGGGGAGGCCCCCATAGCCCTTTACGTGGGCCGGGTGGCAGGGGAAAAAAATATCGATTTTCTCCTCCACATGACCCGCCACGCCCTGGACAGCCAACCGGACCTCCATCTGGTGGTGGCCGGGGAAGGCCCGGCCCTCCCGGGCCTACAACGCCTGGCCCAAAAACTGGCCATCCACCAGCGGGTCCATTTCATCGGCTATCTGGACCGAAACCGGGAACTGCCCGACTGTTACGCCGCCGCGGACGCCTTCGTCTTCGCCTCCCAGACCGAAACCCAGGGCCTGGTGCTCCTGGAAGCCATGGCCATGGGCATTCCGGTGGTGGCCCTGGCGGAAATGGGCACCCGGGACATTCTGGAACCGGGCCGGGGCTGCCTGGTGCCCCCGGCGGAGCCCGGGGCTTTCGCCCAGGCCCTCACCGGCCTCCTGGCCGATCCAGCCTTGCGCCAGCGCCTCGCTCGGGAAGCCCAGGAGTACGTGCAGGAGTGGTCCGCCCCGGCCTGCGCCAAGCGTCTGGCGGATTGCTGCACCGCCATTTGCGCTCCCCAAAATCTTGGATAAACTGGAAGTCGGTTCTCCCACCCACAACACCCTGAACTTAAGGGGGAGCTCGCCGCGACCGGCCCTCGGGCCGACGGCCCGCCCCGGAACACCCGGTTCCGGGCATCCCCCAGGATGAAAACGTAGGAGAAAGCCCATGTTAACCCTGCAAGATTGTCTGGATTTTTGCGACATGGAGCGTGGCGAAATCGACGCCATCGCCTGCCATGAACACATTCCCCCGGTGGTGGCCGTGGAGCTGTGCGACACCCTGCTCCATTCCCCGGAAGGTCTGTGCAACCTCCACGCCATGTTTCTGGAAAATATCGAAAACGCCCTGGCCCATGGGGAAGGGGCCCGTGCCCAGGCCCTAACCTGCCAATATCGGCACTTTCAGGCCACCCATCCCCTGCCCTTGCCGTAAGCACCCTGGGCAAAAAGTAAAAGGCCGGAGCCTGTAAAGGTCCGGCCTTTTATTTGGGAGGAAGGGGCCTTTTCGTGCCCTTTTCCGTGCCCCTTGCCCTCCCTCGCGGCTCAGGCAACCGGCCCCAGGGCGTAGGCGGCCATGGCCGCCATGACTTCTGGCGCCTCCCCCACGGGCCCCAGGAGTTCCAGGGCTACCTGGGGAAAGCGTTGGCCCAGCATCTCCAGGAGGGCGGGCAAATCCCGGGTCAGATGGCCGCTGGAGGCCATGAACAGGGGCACCACCCGAATCCGGGTCATTTCCAGGCCCGCCAGTTCTGCCACGCAGGCTTCCAGACTGGGGTTCTGGGTTTCGAGAAACGCCAAACGGGTGACCGTGGTCGGAGACCGCTCTGCCACCATTTCCCGCAGCCGTTCCATAGCGGAGGCCCAGGCCGGGTTGCGGGAGCCGTGGGCAAAAAAGATCAGGGCTTGGGGAGGTTGTTCTAGGGGCATAGGGGGCAAAACTAAACGGTGGCGGTCAGACCATTGCCTTCCAGGGCGACGATGGCCTTGGCCTGGTTGAAATCCTCCGCATAGCCGCAGGCGTAAAGGCAGCAGGCCAGCTGATTGGCTAAGGGCATGGGGAGCGGCGCCTGGCCGTCCAGAATGCGCCGTATCCATTGGGCCGTGGCCTTGGCGTCGCATTCATCCGGGAGGCTGGGCAGGGATTTTAAGCTTTCGTGCTCCGCCTCGAACAGCACTTCCAGGCTTTCCTCATGGATGTATTCAATGCGGGGCCGGCGTTTGGGATTGGCGAAGGGTTCCCCTTCCGTGGCCCGCAGCAGCAGGGCCCGGCCCCCCAGATAAGAGAACACGTCCCGCATCAAATCCATGTAGGCCGGATGGGTGGCCGCTCCCAGCACCACCCCGGTGCCTTTGAAAGGGTCCAGCATTTTCACCAGGCTGTGGGCGCTGTTTCGCAGCCCCAACCGTCCCCGCAGGGCCAGCAGGCCGTTCAGACCGGGGGACAGGACGGGCAGGGGGATGAAGGCCAAGCCCTTTTCATTGAGGGTCTGCTGGGCAGAAACCACGGTGGTGCAGGGCATTACCCCCAGTTCCCGAAACACCTGGGCGGTGGTCACCCGGCCATAGCCTTCCAGCAGCCCGTGGACCACCACCGGGATATTGAAGCGCTGGAGCAGCAGGGCCAGCAGAGGGGTAAGATTGGCCCCCTTGCGGGCGCCGTTGTAGGAAGGAATGACCAGGGGGCGAATGCGGTTGGTGGCGCATTTGAGGCCATGGACCCGGTCATTGACAGCGGCCAGGAAGCCGATCATTTCGTCGGCGCACTCCCCTTTCACCCGCAGGGCCAGGGCAATGGCCCCCAGTTCCAGGTCCGGCACACCGCCGTCCAGCATGGCCCCGTAGAGCTGCTGGGCCTCTTCCAGGGTTAAATCCCGGGCACCGTCGGCGCCCCGGCCCAGTTCCTTGATATAGGGTACGAAATTCATCGGTCTCCGCTCCTCTCTTCCGGCCCGCTTCTTAGTTAGGGTGAAGCGGTCCTGTCGGCAGCTAGGC
This sequence is a window from Azospira inquinata. Protein-coding genes within it:
- a CDS encoding hybrid sensor histidine kinase/response regulator, producing the protein MSPVLPPSGLPPDNALHRLLLRQLRRTLGVADEEECRSLLAELLELGARRDTPPRLAVAMAGLEGLFQAVSTAYAQSERDLTLRTRSLDLSSQELVSANDRLRQDLETRQGAMDSLGQTVNRLLAEAGLPPMAEGEANLETLAALVGQLVREQGESQRRLHELNGALAQQKFAMDQHAVVSITDVDGVITYANDKFCELSGYGREELVGRNHRLVNSGVHPQDFFATLWRTISQGRVWQGEMCNRHKDGSLYWVNATIVPFLDDQGRPYQYIAIRTDITDRKVAEERLDEQLLLTRQLVESVPVPLYFKDTQGHYQGINRACAEFFGQSLEAEAQLTVFDVLPEDMARTHADQDRVLMVAGGGSQVYEADFLKPDGSRGHAIFSKAVLTRPDGSIRGLVGSILDISERKRWEEEMLQAKEAAEAANVAKSEFLANMSHEIRTPMNGILGMTDLALDTALDGEQREYLLAVKASAESLLDIINDILDFSKIEAGKVELEAVPFDPQTVAAGALATVALKAEQKGLVLGADLAPDLPARLVGDPGRLRQVLVNLLGNGVKFTETGRVTLGLGITREGPGRVCLRGWVQDTGIGIAPEKCAHIFSPFTQGDSSTTRHYGGTGLGLTICSRLMDLMGGEIWVESRLGEGSCFHFSLPLAGEDLSPGPGPALGGVRVWLVLQDGDRARALAPWIQQWGGEVCLAAGPEGLVQALAAPPHSGERLVLDGDWPEDGAWRLLQQWRDQGGAGQGAWAVLLGGALTKGRLAARVQDWPGVVLLSRPLLPEALADVWLSPPAAEVPAPGASPRLLVADDNPVNRRLAQALLEGAGYRLRLAEDGAQAVALAASEPFDLVLMDVQMPVLDGLAATRKIREREAAEGSAPLPIYALSADLAPDIRQRAKAAGLDGCLAKPLTLEGVEALLGHSGTAGAAQARSGAPKARPPGASSLNGEGGAQAKGSDLGDGLGKAKDPSAPASALAVSPVSAPVDYPSLLARADGEVLEIIGTLFLQQSVADLGTMAAARAAEDWATLGRLAHSLKGAAANFGPSPVVDGAAAVEKAVKNGSPVPSLEALTRELEALNRALAARLESSPGAAEH
- a CDS encoding FIST signal transduction protein, producing the protein MTLKVRQWAHGGGPLTPLQWQGWQDMDPQLVLVFAAPEHFIAGELAGVLAQAFPKACLAGCSTAGEIVPGGAMTGAATVTALHFDHTQVRQAVTELSHMGESRAAGMRLGEQLVGPELDAVLVFAQGVRVNGSAVVAGLADVLGDQLPIIGGLAGDGTAFRQTWVLSNQGPSTTHLVAVGLYGSALQLGYGAFGGWTPFGPARRVTRCAGNVLYELDGEPALEVYKRYLGDYAVDLPASALHFPLAMEGRNRECSGLIRSVLGVDGQQGSMILAGEIDPEGYLRLMHASRDALVDGALWAAKSAATRLGVPPQLALLVSCVGRRVVMGTQTDEEVEAVADVVGHGVPLTGFYAYGEISPLDGANYGRLHNQTMTVSLWAER
- a CDS encoding HD domain-containing phosphohydrolase, with translation MLLNIVIVDDAEINLALFKALAGRIPETRIWCFPRSGEALTWCAEGQADMVVVDYMMPAPDGLEFIRRFRAMPGMETVPLLMVTANEQREVRYQALEAGASDFLTKPVDKAEFLARLRNLCELRRSQRLLHDRAAWLAEEVAKATASLVTREQETIICLAKAAEYRDPETGAHILRMARYARLIGRHLGLDEAALELLLAAAPMHDVGKVGIPDHILLKPGRLDPDEFRIMQRHAALGHDILSQGRSPLLQAAAEIAHSHHEKFDGSGYPQGLAGEAIPLFGRITAVADVFDALTSVRPYKPAWPLEKAVALLKEGAGSHFDPRCVNAFLDDWGAVLTIRDQYGDRPEPEADKDNPS